The following are from one region of the Stigmatella ashevillena genome:
- a CDS encoding AbrB family transcriptional regulator, whose product MTAATLLGAALAEAAHVPAGALLGGMGVSLMAALLLSVHVPVPRWLMTGAQAVLGTAICASLTPEAWATLAENWPVALINVVGVVGVSQVVALLFSRWTGVDALTATLGLLPGGASAMTALSGEVGADERLVTFFQYLRLSIVILVAVGVSRWVGADSDLRDSLGAALPEPSWPWRDWGVSALVATGGALAGTRLKLPAGAFLGPLLVGIPLTALGLTVGAWPVGLLPLSLWTLGTRVGSHFDEGAVRELKRVALAALGASCALVGGCALLAWGWSALGEVDLLTAYFATSPGGADSVLAIALGTHASLTLVLAVQVGRLLFIFLVAPLYLRRIPRRRC is encoded by the coding sequence GTGACCGCGGCCACCCTGCTGGGCGCGGCCCTGGCCGAAGCGGCGCACGTGCCCGCGGGGGCCTTGCTCGGCGGAATGGGGGTGTCCCTCATGGCCGCCCTCCTGCTCTCGGTGCACGTTCCCGTCCCGCGGTGGTTGATGACGGGCGCGCAGGCCGTGCTGGGCACCGCCATCTGCGCCTCACTCACGCCCGAGGCCTGGGCCACGCTCGCGGAGAACTGGCCCGTCGCGCTCATCAACGTGGTGGGCGTGGTGGGCGTCTCCCAAGTCGTCGCCCTGCTCTTCAGCCGGTGGACCGGGGTGGATGCGCTCACCGCCACCCTGGGGCTGCTGCCGGGCGGCGCCTCTGCCATGACGGCCCTGAGCGGCGAGGTGGGCGCCGACGAGCGGCTGGTGACGTTCTTCCAATACCTGCGGCTGAGCATCGTCATCCTGGTGGCGGTGGGGGTCAGCCGGTGGGTGGGGGCAGACTCTGACCTGCGGGACTCCCTGGGAGCGGCGCTGCCCGAGCCCTCATGGCCCTGGAGGGACTGGGGCGTGTCGGCCCTCGTTGCCACCGGGGGCGCCCTGGCGGGCACACGCCTGAAGCTGCCCGCGGGGGCATTCCTGGGCCCCCTCCTGGTGGGCATTCCCCTCACCGCCTTGGGACTGACCGTGGGAGCCTGGCCGGTAGGGCTGCTCCCGCTGTCGCTCTGGACGCTGGGAACGCGCGTGGGCAGTCACTTCGATGAGGGGGCCGTGCGCGAGCTGAAGCGCGTGGCCCTGGCCGCCCTGGGTGCCTCATGTGCCCTGGTGGGAGGGTGCGCCCTCCTGGCCTGGGGCTGGTCCGCCTTGGGAGAGGTGGACCTGCTCACCGCCTACTTCGCCACCTCTCCCGGGGGAGCAGACTCCGTGCTCGCCATTGCGCTTGGCACCCATGCCAGCCTGACCCTGGTGCTGGCCGTGCAGGTCGGGCGCCTCCTCTTCATCTTCCTCGTCGCCCCGCTCTACTTGCGGCGCATCCCCAGACGCCGATGCTAG
- a CDS encoding serine/threonine-protein kinase: MGAWRVLEQRGQGSYGAVYRVEKVGQPEAGPFALKLALYLEDPRFEREGELLSRLQHPHVPRLLERGRWEVPGVGCFPFIAMEWVEGMPLYEWAAQHPLTSRQTLKILAQVASALAATHDADGVHRDVKGENIVVRTGDAQAVLMDFGSSYYRRARVLTHQFPPPGTPQYQSPESQRFQWECRRQPGARYEAQPSDDLYALGVTAYRLVTGRYPPAALDMKVTEEGFEFFRPPWVPPETLASVCPELSELIQQLLAEAPSARGSAEEVAEALERLAKTAGPRADRLIAPLSTQPDTAGTPWPRSSWAEAPWLAMGALVYLVLGAWWLKDGPVHPVERVQDAQSGEQRDAGTVGLGEEEILSSPALMGPNEPGSGAIGLEMPKKPLPGQRRSPCEKPMVEINEGCWGRWSDVAPPCGANSYEWKKRCYLPILEGSRPATSAPQ, encoded by the coding sequence GTGGGCGCCTGGCGCGTGCTCGAACAGCGCGGCCAGGGCTCCTATGGCGCCGTCTATCGCGTCGAGAAGGTGGGGCAGCCGGAGGCAGGCCCCTTCGCGCTGAAGCTGGCGCTCTACCTAGAGGATCCTCGCTTCGAGCGAGAGGGGGAGTTGCTCTCACGTCTTCAACACCCCCATGTTCCCAGGCTCTTGGAGCGGGGGAGGTGGGAGGTGCCGGGGGTTGGGTGCTTCCCGTTCATCGCCATGGAGTGGGTGGAGGGCATGCCCTTGTACGAGTGGGCTGCGCAGCATCCGCTGACGTCTCGTCAGACTTTGAAGATCTTGGCGCAGGTGGCCTCAGCGCTGGCGGCGACGCATGACGCCGATGGGGTGCACCGGGACGTGAAGGGAGAGAATATTGTCGTGCGGACTGGCGACGCTCAGGCCGTGCTGATGGATTTCGGTTCGTCGTACTACCGAAGGGCCCGGGTGCTCACGCACCAGTTTCCGCCTCCGGGGACTCCCCAGTACCAGAGCCCCGAATCCCAGCGCTTCCAGTGGGAGTGTCGGCGCCAGCCTGGGGCTCGCTACGAGGCGCAGCCCTCCGATGACCTGTATGCCCTGGGGGTGACGGCCTACCGCCTCGTCACCGGCCGGTACCCACCGGCCGCTTTGGACATGAAGGTGACAGAGGAGGGATTCGAGTTCTTTCGGCCTCCCTGGGTGCCCCCCGAGACCTTGGCCTCCGTGTGCCCCGAACTGTCGGAGCTCATCCAGCAATTGCTCGCTGAAGCGCCTTCCGCGCGGGGCAGCGCCGAGGAGGTGGCCGAGGCGTTGGAGCGTCTGGCGAAGACTGCCGGGCCGCGGGCGGATCGCCTCATTGCCCCGCTGTCGACCCAACCAGACACAGCCGGAACACCCTGGCCGCGATCGTCTTGGGCGGAGGCGCCGTGGCTGGCGATGGGGGCGCTGGTGTACCTGGTGCTCGGGGCATGGTGGTTGAAGGACGGGCCGGTGCATCCTGTCGAGAGGGTGCAAGACGCACAGTCCGGTGAACAGAGGGACGCTGGGACTGTGGGGCTTGGGGAGGAGGAGATTCTTTCCAGTCCTGCCCTGATGGGACCGAATGAGCCGGGGAGTGGGGCCATTGGCCTCGAAATGCCCAAGAAGCCGTTGCCTGGGCAACGGCGGTCCCCCTGCGAAAAGCCCATGGTGGAGATCAACGAGGGGTGTTGGGGGCGCTGGAGTGACGTGGCGCCTCCATGTGGTGCCAACTCCTATGAGTGGAAGAAGCGGTGCTATCTGCCCATCCTTGAGGGCTCGCGGCCAGCGACTTCAGCTCCTCAGTAG